A window of the Streptomyces sp. JB150 genome harbors these coding sequences:
- a CDS encoding serine/threonine-protein kinase: MSPLGEGGMGTVWRARDEVLHREVAVKEVRAPAGLAASDVERMYARLEREAWAAARVANRNVVTVYDVATEEGRPWIVMELVRGISLAELLEAEGPIAPRRAARIGAEVLSALRAAHAAGVLHRDVKPANVLLSNDGRVVLTDFGIAMVEGSSALTMTGEVVGSPEFLAPERALGRTPGPESDLWSLGVLLYAAVEGSSPFRQDTPLSTLRAIVDEELPPPRRAGPLGPVIEGLLRKDPAQRLSAERAERELRLVDAGGTPRAGHADTAPTTPYAPYAPTVAAGAAGAAAPPPGQGGHSTGAATPTAPGREPPSRDRRAVTALVAGVAALALAVAGLTYALLNREDPDGGNTGAGTDTPTVQQGSPTPSDEEIGGKSPSPAPSSSPSPRPSRSASSTPPPQSVTVAVTGARTEYEGPCPPPAEDAPRFTATFTVGRVPARVVYQWVDEDGEPFDGGWKTLSFPAGGGSSAQDRVTVTTYDDSGTFENAIGVEVREPVHTTSGKVAFSVTCVTETPSDGASASPSA; encoded by the coding sequence ATGTCCCCGCTCGGCGAGGGCGGTATGGGCACGGTGTGGCGGGCCCGTGACGAGGTGCTGCACCGCGAGGTCGCCGTGAAGGAGGTGCGCGCCCCGGCGGGGCTGGCCGCGTCCGACGTGGAGCGGATGTACGCGCGGCTGGAGCGCGAGGCGTGGGCCGCCGCGCGGGTCGCGAACCGCAATGTGGTGACCGTGTACGACGTGGCGACCGAGGAGGGCCGCCCCTGGATCGTGATGGAGCTGGTGCGGGGCATCTCGCTGGCAGAGCTGCTGGAAGCGGAGGGTCCGATCGCCCCGCGGCGGGCGGCGCGCATCGGCGCGGAGGTGCTGTCCGCGCTGCGGGCCGCGCACGCGGCGGGGGTGCTGCACCGGGACGTGAAACCGGCGAACGTGCTGCTGTCGAACGACGGCCGGGTGGTGCTCACCGACTTCGGGATCGCCATGGTCGAGGGCAGCTCCGCGCTGACCATGACCGGTGAGGTCGTCGGCTCGCCGGAGTTCCTGGCGCCGGAGCGGGCGCTGGGCCGCACGCCGGGTCCGGAGTCCGACCTGTGGTCGCTGGGCGTGCTGCTGTACGCGGCGGTGGAGGGCAGTTCGCCGTTCCGGCAGGACACCCCGCTGAGCACGCTGCGGGCCATCGTCGACGAGGAGCTGCCGCCGCCGCGCCGGGCGGGCCCGCTCGGTCCGGTCATCGAGGGGCTGCTGCGCAAGGACCCGGCCCAGCGGCTGTCCGCCGAGCGGGCCGAGCGGGAGCTGCGGCTCGTCGACGCGGGCGGTACTCCGCGCGCCGGTCACGCGGACACGGCCCCGACGACGCCGTACGCGCCGTACGCGCCGACCGTCGCCGCGGGTGCCGCGGGGGCCGCCGCCCCGCCGCCGGGACAGGGGGGCCACTCGACCGGCGCCGCCACCCCCACCGCCCCCGGCCGGGAGCCGCCGTCCCGTGACCGCCGGGCCGTGACCGCCCTGGTCGCGGGCGTGGCCGCGCTGGCGCTGGCCGTCGCGGGGCTGACGTACGCGCTGCTGAACCGCGAGGACCCGGACGGCGGGAACACGGGCGCCGGCACGGACACCCCCACGGTGCAGCAGGGTTCGCCGACGCCCTCGGACGAGGAGATTGGCGGGAAGTCCCCCTCCCCTGCGCCGAGTTCGAGCCCGAGTCCCCGCCCGAGCCGCAGCGCTTCCAGCACTCCGCCGCCCCAGTCGGTGACCGTGGCGGTCACCGGGGCGCGCACCGAGTACGAGGGGCCGTGTCCGCCGCCGGCCGAGGACGCGCCGCGGTTCACGGCGACGTTCACGGTGGGCCGGGTACCGGCACGGGTCGTGTACCAGTGGGTGGACGAGGACGGCGAGCCGTTCGACGGCGGGTGGAAGACGCTGTCGTTCCCGGCGGGCGGCGGCAGCAGCGCGCAGGACCGGGTGACCGTGACGACGTACGACGACAGCGGGACGTTCGAGAACGCGATCGGGGTGGAGGTGCGTGAGCCGGTGCACACCACGTCCGGGAAGGTGGCGTTCTCGGTGACGTGTGTGACGGAGACCCCGTCGGACGGGGCCTCCGCCTCACCGAGCGCGTGA
- a CDS encoding GNAT family N-acetyltransferase: MDISVYRPGELTAADRGAWTALQAKAHLHGAPQLANPFLSPEFALAVGRYRRGVRIAVVREGGEPAAFLPFQRSAAGVGRAVGLGVSDAQGVVHRPGFTWDAGRLLRACGLAVWEFDHLVDGQRPFEAGISGTFPSPVMDVDQGYDTYLAGLRERSPKFTRTTLAKERKLDRDTGGLRYVHDERDPAALRTLMEWKSAQYRRTGRSDRFAQDWITDLVRHLFHTRTDRFAGNLSVLYADGRPVAAHFGLRSERVLACWFPAYDPAFAKYSPGLILHLRMAEAAAADGIAYLDLGRGRKEYKESLKTRDIRVSEGWVTRRHPVALGHRARRAPVRALRNAVVSRPELFEPADRLLKRVGKIRSGRAAVDKPTKT, from the coding sequence GTGGACATCAGCGTGTACCGCCCGGGCGAGCTGACCGCAGCCGACCGGGGGGCGTGGACCGCCCTGCAGGCCAAGGCGCATCTGCACGGGGCGCCGCAGCTCGCGAACCCCTTCCTGTCCCCCGAGTTCGCGCTCGCGGTGGGCAGGTACCGGCGCGGGGTGCGGATCGCGGTGGTCCGGGAGGGCGGCGAACCGGCCGCGTTCCTCCCGTTCCAGCGGTCCGCCGCCGGGGTCGGCCGGGCCGTCGGGCTCGGCGTCTCGGACGCGCAGGGCGTGGTGCACCGGCCCGGGTTCACCTGGGACGCCGGCCGGCTGCTGCGCGCCTGCGGGCTCGCCGTGTGGGAGTTCGACCACCTGGTGGACGGCCAGCGGCCGTTCGAGGCCGGGATCTCGGGCACCTTCCCGTCCCCGGTCATGGACGTCGACCAGGGCTACGACACCTATCTCGCCGGGCTGCGCGAGCGCTCGCCCAAGTTCACCCGGACCACGCTCGCCAAGGAGCGCAAGCTGGACCGGGACACCGGCGGGCTCCGCTATGTGCACGACGAGCGGGACCCGGCCGCGCTGCGCACCCTGATGGAGTGGAAGTCGGCGCAGTACCGCCGCACCGGCCGCAGCGACCGCTTCGCCCAGGACTGGATCACCGACCTGGTCCGCCATCTGTTCCACACCCGCACCGACCGGTTCGCCGGGAACCTCTCGGTGCTCTACGCGGACGGCCGTCCGGTCGCCGCCCACTTCGGGCTGCGCAGCGAGCGCGTTCTCGCCTGCTGGTTCCCGGCGTACGACCCGGCGTTCGCCAAGTACTCCCCGGGCCTGATCCTGCATCTGCGGATGGCCGAGGCCGCCGCGGCCGACGGCATCGCCTATCTGGATCTGGGCCGGGGCCGCAAGGAATACAAGGAATCCCTGAAGACGCGCGACATCCGCGTGTCGGAGGGGTGGGTGACCCGCCGTCACCCGGTGGCGCTGGGCCACCGGGCGCGCCGGGCCCCGGTGCGGGCGCTGCGCAACGCCGTGGTGTCCCGGCCCGAACTGTTCGAACCCGCCGACCGGCTGCTCAAACGGGTGGGAAAGATCCGCTCAGGCCGGGCGGCCGTGGATAAACCGACAAAAACGTGA
- a CDS encoding S8 family peptidase has protein sequence MAHLRSKKVRLAAITSLATAALVGGLTTLPAQAAPAVGTVLAADSPTAIKDSYIVTLKKGAGFKATSSQGKNLIKEYGGSVKRTFGSALNGYAATLSAAEAKRLAADPAVAAVEQNQRVSIDATQTNAPWGLDRIDQASLPLSGTYTYPDTAGSGVTAYVIDTGVRITHSQISGRAVNGYDAVDGDTTAQDGNGHGTHVATTIAGSTYGVAKKARIVAVRVLNNSGSGTTAGVIAGIDWVTRNHSGPSVANLSLGGGVSSTLDTAVRNSIASGVTYAVAAGNSNTNASSSSPARVTEAITVGATTSTDARASYSNYGSVLDIFAPGSSITAGWHTSDTATNTISGTSMATPHVAGAAAVYLANHTSATPAQVASALTAGATTGKVTSPGTGSPNRLLRLVP, from the coding sequence ATGGCACACCTGCGGAGCAAGAAGGTGCGGCTCGCCGCGATAACCAGCCTGGCCACCGCCGCCCTCGTGGGCGGGCTCACCACCCTCCCCGCCCAGGCCGCCCCGGCCGTGGGCACCGTGCTCGCGGCCGACTCCCCCACCGCGATCAAGGACAGCTACATCGTCACGCTCAAGAAGGGCGCGGGCTTCAAGGCCACGTCCAGCCAGGGCAAGAACCTCATCAAGGAGTACGGAGGCTCCGTCAAGCGGACGTTCGGCAGCGCGCTGAACGGCTACGCCGCCACCCTCTCGGCGGCCGAGGCGAAGAGACTCGCCGCCGACCCGGCGGTGGCCGCGGTCGAGCAGAACCAGCGCGTCTCCATCGACGCCACCCAGACCAACGCGCCCTGGGGCCTGGACCGCATCGACCAGGCCTCGCTCCCGCTGTCCGGCACCTACACCTACCCGGACACCGCGGGCAGCGGCGTGACCGCGTACGTCATCGACACCGGCGTGCGCATCACCCACTCCCAGATCAGCGGCCGGGCCGTCAACGGCTACGACGCCGTCGACGGCGACACCACCGCCCAGGACGGCAACGGCCACGGCACCCACGTGGCCACCACGATCGCGGGCTCCACCTACGGCGTCGCCAAGAAGGCGAGGATCGTCGCGGTGCGGGTGCTGAACAACAGCGGCTCGGGCACCACGGCGGGCGTCATCGCGGGCATCGACTGGGTGACCAGGAACCACTCCGGCCCCTCGGTCGCCAACCTGTCCCTCGGCGGCGGCGTCTCCAGCACCCTGGACACCGCGGTGCGCAACTCCATCGCCAGCGGCGTCACCTACGCGGTCGCGGCGGGCAACAGCAACACCAACGCCTCCTCGTCCTCCCCGGCCCGGGTCACCGAGGCCATCACGGTCGGCGCCACCACCAGCACCGACGCCCGCGCCAGCTACTCCAACTACGGCTCGGTGCTCGACATCTTCGCGCCCGGCTCCTCCATCACGGCGGGCTGGCACACCAGCGACACCGCGACCAACACCATCTCCGGCACCTCGATGGCGACCCCGCACGTCGCGGGCGCGGCCGCCGTCTACCTGGCCAACCACACCTCGGCGACCCCGGCGCAGGTCGCGTCCGCGCTGACCGCCGGCGCCACCACCGGCAAGGTCACCAGCCCGGGCACCGGCTCGCCCAACCGGCTGCTGAGGCTCGTCCCCTGA
- a CDS encoding SGNH/GDSL hydrolase family protein gives MRRSRLVAYVASVLLGVVATLTGATAVHASEAAATGYVALGDSYSSGVGAGSYISSSGDCKRSTRAYPYLWAAANAPASFHFTACSGARTDDVLAGQLAPLGTGTGLVSISVGGNDAGFADVMITCVTQSDSACVSRINTAKAYVDSTLPGKLDAVYDAIRSKAPSAHVVVLGYPRFYQLGTACLGLSETKRAAINQASDHLNAAIEKRALNHGFTFGDVRTTFTGHEICSGSSWLHSVNWLNIGESYHPTANGQSGGYLPVFRSAA, from the coding sequence ATGAGACGTTCCCGACTTGTCGCATACGTGGCCTCGGTACTCCTCGGCGTCGTAGCGACGCTCACCGGAGCCACCGCGGTCCACGCGTCAGAAGCCGCCGCCACCGGATACGTGGCGCTCGGCGACTCCTACTCCTCCGGCGTCGGCGCGGGCAGCTACATCAGCTCCAGCGGCGACTGCAAGCGCAGCACGAGGGCGTACCCGTACCTGTGGGCCGCCGCCAACGCCCCCGCCTCCTTCCACTTCACCGCCTGCTCGGGCGCCCGCACCGACGACGTCCTCGCCGGTCAGCTCGCCCCGCTCGGCACGGGCACCGGCCTCGTGTCCATCAGCGTCGGCGGCAACGACGCCGGCTTCGCGGACGTCATGATCACCTGTGTGACGCAGTCCGACAGCGCCTGCGTCAGCCGCATCAACACCGCCAAGGCGTACGTCGACAGCACCCTGCCCGGCAAGCTCGACGCCGTGTACGACGCCATCCGCTCCAAGGCGCCGTCGGCCCACGTCGTCGTCCTCGGCTACCCCCGCTTCTACCAGCTCGGCACCGCCTGCCTCGGCCTGTCCGAGACCAAGCGCGCCGCCATCAACCAGGCCTCCGACCATCTGAACGCCGCGATCGAGAAGCGCGCCCTGAACCACGGCTTCACCTTCGGTGACGTGCGCACCACGTTCACCGGCCACGAGATCTGCTCCGGCAGCTCGTGGCTGCACAGCGTCAACTGGCTCAACATCGGTGAGTCGTACCACCCGACCGCGAACGGTCAGTCCGGCGGCTACCTGCCGGTGTTCCGCAGCGCGGCCTGA
- a CDS encoding nickel transporter: protein MRPRHLAASAVAACALVLLPAGTAAAHPLGDFTVSQYDGLVAGPGELRVEHVEDFAEIPAAQARPAIERRGLDAWARQRCARAARDSRVTVGGRGVPLTVVTAAGHVRPGRAGLDTLRVECRLTAPLPKDGPVTVGFRGAGAAVGPGWREITARGDGTTLTASDVPEESVSRELTRYPEELLSSPADTTSASLRLRPGGPGLAGEGDRDAPAASVLPRGADRFTSALGSLVARHDLTPGFAALALAVALGLGALHALAPGHGKTLMAATAAARGGRARLRDVLPLAASVTATHTLGVVALGLLVTAGSAAAPSVVAWLGIASGALVTAAGVTLVRRAWRNRGHGHGHEHGHSHGHAHAHSHDDEHERDHDHADEHAHPHPHPHDHPHPHPRPSLRGTLFLGFAGGLVPSPSAVVVLVGAAALGRAWFGLLLVVAYGAGLAVTLTAAGFAVFRLGAGLAARVRRPAGPLARALRRGAPLGSASVVVALGAGLVLKGAATALG from the coding sequence GTGAGGCCCCGCCACCTCGCCGCGTCCGCCGTGGCCGCCTGCGCGCTCGTCCTGCTGCCCGCCGGGACCGCCGCAGCCCATCCGCTGGGCGACTTCACCGTCAGCCAGTACGACGGGCTGGTCGCCGGCCCCGGCGAACTGCGCGTCGAGCACGTCGAGGACTTCGCCGAGATCCCGGCGGCGCAGGCCCGGCCCGCGATCGAGCGGCGCGGCCTGGACGCCTGGGCCCGGCAGCGGTGCGCGCGGGCCGCGCGCGACAGCCGGGTCACCGTCGGCGGACGCGGCGTCCCGCTCACCGTCGTCACCGCCGCCGGACACGTCCGGCCGGGGAGGGCGGGGCTCGACACCCTCCGCGTGGAATGCCGGCTGACGGCCCCGCTCCCCAAGGACGGCCCGGTGACCGTCGGCTTCCGCGGCGCGGGCGCGGCCGTCGGCCCCGGCTGGCGGGAGATCACGGCACGCGGCGACGGTACGACGCTCACCGCGTCGGACGTGCCCGAGGAGTCGGTGTCCCGGGAACTGACCCGCTATCCCGAGGAGTTGCTGTCCTCGCCGGCCGACACCACCTCGGCGTCGCTGCGCCTGCGCCCCGGCGGCCCCGGGCTCGCCGGGGAGGGGGACCGGGACGCGCCCGCCGCGTCCGTGCTGCCGCGCGGCGCCGACCGCTTCACCAGCGCCCTCGGCTCCCTGGTCGCCCGTCACGACCTCACCCCCGGCTTCGCCGCGCTCGCCCTGGCCGTCGCGCTCGGCCTGGGCGCGCTGCACGCGCTGGCGCCGGGCCACGGCAAGACGCTGATGGCCGCGACGGCGGCGGCCCGCGGCGGCCGGGCCCGGCTGCGGGACGTGCTGCCGCTGGCCGCGTCGGTCACGGCCACCCACACCCTCGGCGTGGTCGCCCTCGGCCTGCTCGTCACGGCCGGTTCGGCGGCCGCGCCGTCCGTGGTCGCCTGGCTGGGCATCGCGAGCGGCGCCCTGGTCACGGCGGCGGGAGTGACCCTCGTACGCCGGGCCTGGCGCAACCGAGGACACGGGCACGGGCATGAGCACGGGCACTCACACGGTCATGCCCACGCCCACTCCCACGACGACGAACACGAGCGCGACCACGACCACGCTGACGAGCACGCCCACCCCCACCCCCACCCCCACGACCACCCACACCCCCACCCCCGCCCCTCCCTCCGCGGCACCCTCTTCCTCGGTTTCGCCGGAGGGCTCGTCCCCAGCCCCTCCGCGGTCGTCGTGCTGGTCGGCGCGGCGGCGCTGGGGCGGGCCTGGTTCGGGCTGCTGCTGGTCGTCGCGTACGGCGCGGGGCTCGCGGTGACGCTCACCGCGGCCGGGTTCGCCGTGTTCCGGCTGGGTGCGGGCCTCGCGGCGCGGGTCCGGCGGCCCGCGGGCCCGCTGGCGCGGGCGCTGCGGCGCGGCGCCCCGCTGGGGTCGGCGTCCGTGGTCGTGGCCCTCGGTGCCGGATTGGTGCTCAAAGGGGCGGCAACGGCACTCGGGTGA